The Neoarius graeffei isolate fNeoGra1 chromosome 12, fNeoGra1.pri, whole genome shotgun sequence genome window below encodes:
- the setb gene encoding SET nuclear proto-oncogene b has protein sequence MSASAAKVSRKEQNSNHDGADETSEKEQQEAIEHIDEVQNEIDRLNEQASEEILKVEQKYNKLRQPFFQKRSELIAKIPNFWVTTFVNHPQVSALLGEEDEEALHYLTRVEVTEFEDIKSGYRIDFYFDENPYFENKVLSKEFHLNESGDPSSKSTEIKWKAGKDLTKRAGQTQNKAGKKRQHEEPESFFTWFTDHSDAGADELGEVIKDDIWPNPLQYYLVPDMDDEEGEGEDEEDEEEEEGLEDIDEEGDEDEGEEDEEEDEGEDGEDDGEDD, from the exons ATGTCGGCCTCGGCGGCGAAAGTGAGCAGGAAGGAGCAGAACTCGAATCATGACGGAGCGGACGAGACCTCGG AAAAAGAACAGCAGGAGGCTATTGAACACATCGATGAAGTACAGAATGAAATCGACAG ATTGAATGAACAAGCAAGCGaggaaatcctaaaagtagagcaGAAGTACAATAAGCTACGCCAGCCGTTTTTCCAGAAGCGATCGGAACTCATAGCCAAAATCCCAAACTTCTGGGTCACAACATTCGTCAATCATCCACAAG TTTCAGCTCTGCTTGGTGAGGAGGATGAAGAAGCCCTTCATTACCTGACTAGGGTGGAGGTCACGGAGTTTGAGGATATCAAATCAGGTTACAGAATAGATTTT TACTTTGATGAAAATCCCTACTTTGAAAACAAAGTCCTGTCGAAAGAGTTCCACTTGAATGAAAGTGGTGACCCGTCTTCAAAATCAACTGAGATTAAATGGAAGGCTGGAAAG GACTTGACAAAGAGGGCGGGGCAGACGCAGAACAAGGCTGGAAAGAAGAGGCAACATGAGGAACCAGAAAGCTTCTTTACTTGGTTCACTGATCACTCAGATGCTGGGGCTGATGAACTTGGTGAAGTGATCAAGGATGATATCTGGCCCAATCCTCTGCAGTATTATCTG gtCCCAGACATGGATGATGAGGAAGGTGAGGGTGAAGATGAGGaggatgaagaggaggaggaaggttTGGAAGATATTGATGAGGAAGGGGATGAAGATGAGGGGGAGGAagatgaggaggaagatgagGGAGAGGATGGAGAG GATGATGGTGAGGATGACTAA